The following coding sequences lie in one Rhizobium rhododendri genomic window:
- a CDS encoding DnaJ C-terminal domain-containing protein: protein MRDPYKTLGVRQDADVDEIKAAWRSMAKAIHPDHNRDDPTATARFAEVGRAYETLKDPKKRSRYDQVINMSSAAKGNGPTIMQQRQAAREAEERAKVARAKAERLMEELERANAQKAQKAAAAAASAAPSPSASPSAAPDGTAAPETAEDMVERIFGARAAAQTEKPAMAQKAADAPESEAAEPAAPEVEPAVATSTLAAIIALPPFGMLTSLVRRITGAAPPIQEKAPEIAAEARITLDDIIKAQWITVPLADGKEVRFQAVAGMSDGQVVHLKGQGLKLQGMLRGDVAVTVHLEPHERFSVKGFDLHTTLPVTIENAVLGWETSIEGPRGRLAVSVPPWSGSDHTIRIPGEGLANDEGGKGDLVVELRLMLWEKPDHKMTDLMRSMKDGLFL from the coding sequence ATGCGTGATCCTTACAAAACTTTGGGCGTCAGACAGGACGCCGACGTGGACGAGATCAAGGCAGCCTGGCGGTCCATGGCCAAGGCCATCCATCCGGATCACAACCGCGACGACCCGACGGCGACGGCCCGGTTCGCCGAGGTCGGCCGTGCCTACGAGACCCTGAAGGATCCGAAGAAACGCAGCCGCTACGATCAGGTGATAAATATGTCGTCAGCAGCCAAGGGCAACGGTCCGACCATCATGCAGCAGCGCCAGGCGGCGCGCGAAGCCGAAGAACGCGCCAAGGTGGCGCGTGCCAAAGCCGAACGGCTGATGGAAGAGCTGGAGCGGGCCAACGCCCAGAAGGCCCAGAAAGCAGCGGCGGCCGCAGCCTCTGCCGCCCCCTCGCCCTCCGCCTCGCCTTCTGCGGCACCCGATGGAACCGCTGCCCCGGAAACAGCCGAGGACATGGTCGAACGCATTTTTGGCGCCCGCGCTGCAGCCCAGACGGAAAAGCCGGCAATGGCACAGAAGGCGGCGGATGCTCCCGAGTCGGAGGCTGCCGAGCCTGCAGCCCCCGAGGTCGAGCCGGCGGTTGCGACAAGCACCCTTGCCGCCATCATCGCCCTCCCGCCTTTCGGCATGCTGACATCGCTCGTCCGGCGCATCACCGGCGCTGCTCCCCCCATTCAGGAAAAAGCCCCCGAGATTGCCGCCGAAGCCCGCATCACGCTCGACGACATCATCAAGGCGCAGTGGATCACCGTACCGCTTGCCGACGGCAAGGAAGTGCGGTTCCAGGCGGTTGCCGGCATGAGCGACGGCCAGGTCGTCCACCTCAAGGGGCAAGGGCTGAAGCTGCAAGGCATGCTGCGTGGCGACGTGGCGGTTACCGTGCATCTCGAACCGCACGAGCGGTTCAGCGTCAAGGGCTTCGATCTGCACACCACCCTGCCCGTGACGATCGAAAATGCAGTACTCGGATGGGAAACCTCGATCGAGGGACCGCGTGGCAGGCTCGCCGTCAGCGTGCCCCCATGGTCCGGCTCAGACCATACGATCCGCATTCCGGGCGAAGGCCTTGCAAATGACGAAGGCGGCAAGGGAGATCTGGTGGTCGAATTGCGGCTTATGCTTTGGGAAAAACCCGATCACAAGATGACGGATTTGATGCGCAGCATGAAGGATGGATTGTTTCTGTAG
- a CDS encoding HAL/PAL/TAL family ammonia-lyase encodes MKVGKGAAGVLLDRSGGSVEAVCAIARREATVSVDSDAISGIDAAYACLVRHAAQGEAIYGVSTGLGAAVDTRIDPAEGSGQSAIARPRAVGVGRFAEVAEVRAMMASRLARFCLGYSGVSSPVALTLAEMLNRGIHPRVPMTGSIGEADLAPLAHIALTMTGEGVVLSGEGKLQSGAEAFASAGLDLPVFGIKDGLSLISSNAASVGLACLLLEDIGYVFDAHVGAVALSFEGFRASIDPLHPLSDRLRPGPCQGEVAAAIRALLEGGDLVAGKGARRLQDPLSLRCAPAVSGTALHAFRAAVAATELELRSSDDNPSVIADQDIVLPTGNFDPTHMVLAFDTLGLALARLAAMAAERMMKLLSPGFSDLPRFLAPAQSGANGFGALQKTIAALTAEIGHLAMPMPFVVTPVADRVEDYASMSMSVIDKTRQLVAKWRYMTAIELIVAARAVDLREGIVLGHGAQSLFENIRAIVPPLVADRSSSDDIHALADAIETARLLPPQAPGNATAQL; translated from the coding sequence ATGAAAGTTGGCAAAGGCGCGGCAGGCGTGTTGCTCGACCGCAGCGGCGGCAGTGTCGAGGCCGTCTGCGCCATCGCCCGTCGGGAGGCCACGGTCTCGGTCGACAGCGACGCCATCTCCGGCATCGATGCCGCCTATGCCTGCCTCGTGCGCCACGCCGCGCAAGGCGAAGCCATTTACGGTGTCAGCACCGGCCTTGGCGCCGCCGTCGATACGCGCATCGATCCGGCGGAAGGCTCCGGCCAGTCGGCCATAGCGCGCCCAAGGGCGGTCGGCGTCGGCCGGTTCGCGGAGGTCGCGGAAGTCCGGGCGATGATGGCGAGCCGGCTTGCCCGCTTCTGCCTCGGCTATTCCGGCGTCTCGTCTCCTGTCGCCCTGACGCTCGCCGAAATGCTCAACCGGGGAATCCATCCCCGCGTGCCGATGACCGGCTCCATCGGCGAGGCGGATCTCGCGCCGCTCGCCCATATCGCCTTGACGATGACGGGAGAGGGTGTCGTCCTCTCCGGAGAGGGCAAGCTCCAGTCGGGCGCCGAGGCCTTTGCGTCGGCTGGTTTGGACCTGCCCGTCTTCGGCATCAAGGACGGCCTGTCGCTGATTTCCTCGAATGCTGCATCTGTCGGGCTCGCCTGCCTGCTGCTCGAAGACATCGGCTACGTCTTCGATGCCCATGTCGGTGCAGTGGCGCTGTCGTTCGAGGGGTTCCGGGCCAGCATCGATCCGCTCCATCCCCTTTCCGACCGTCTGCGACCGGGCCCCTGCCAAGGCGAGGTGGCCGCTGCGATCCGGGCGCTGCTCGAGGGCGGCGATCTCGTGGCCGGCAAGGGCGCGAGGCGGCTGCAGGACCCCCTCAGCCTGCGCTGCGCACCTGCCGTCTCGGGCACGGCGCTGCATGCCTTCCGGGCCGCCGTCGCCGCTACCGAACTCGAACTTCGCTCCAGCGACGATAATCCGTCGGTCATCGCCGATCAGGATATCGTGCTGCCGACCGGCAATTTCGATCCGACCCACATGGTTCTCGCCTTCGATACGCTGGGCCTCGCACTTGCGCGTCTGGCGGCGATGGCGGCGGAGCGGATGATGAAGTTGCTGTCGCCCGGTTTCTCGGACCTGCCGCGCTTTCTCGCCCCGGCGCAATCTGGCGCCAATGGCTTTGGCGCGCTGCAAAAGACCATCGCCGCGCTGACGGCGGAAATCGGCCATCTCGCCATGCCGATGCCGTTCGTGGTGACGCCGGTGGCCGACCGCGTCGAAGACTATGCCTCGATGTCGATGTCGGTCATCGACAAGACGAGGCAACTGGTGGCGAAGTGGCGCTATATGACCGCCATAGAGCTGATCGTCGCCGCCCGTGCCGTCGATCTCAGGGAAGGCATCGTGCTTGGACACGGCGCGCAATCCCTGTTTGAAAACATTCGCGCCATCGTGCCCCCGCTCGTCGCGGATCGCTCCTCGAGTGACGATATCCATGCGCTCGCCGACGCCATAGAGACGGCCCGGCTTCTTCCGCCACAGGCCCCAGGCAACGCCACAGCTCAGTTATAA
- a CDS encoding polysaccharide deacetylase family protein gives MSPELRRRLKRTVVGAGLDAALLLKSLGAMKAAAGVGAIFTLHHVRPYSPLPFEPNRHLEITPQFLDRAIRELKAEGRVFVALDELPQRIAAGGATRFAAFTLDDGNRNNVEHALPVFERHGVPVTIFVAKGLSERTHSMWWETLSVLLRERETLAFDFGRGLERLDVGDLEQKQLAFERFAAFVHGTDEMEAVSAIDWLAEDEGIQPLEIVRALIMDFGELQALARHPLASLGAHTVSHRALARLSPAEVAFEIRESADYVAAITGRRPTTVAYPYGTAGAVSAREAQIAASLGFTVGVTTRPGTVLSTAAAPMTLLPRISLNGYYQKPRYVEALASGIPMRIVGKG, from the coding sequence ATCAGCCCAGAGCTCCGACGCCGGCTCAAGCGGACGGTTGTCGGCGCAGGGCTGGATGCGGCGTTGCTGCTGAAATCGCTTGGGGCAATGAAGGCGGCCGCCGGTGTCGGTGCGATCTTCACTCTTCACCATGTGCGACCGTACAGCCCCCTCCCCTTCGAGCCGAACCGGCACCTCGAAATCACGCCGCAGTTTCTCGACCGGGCCATCCGCGAACTGAAGGCGGAGGGGCGGGTCTTTGTGGCCCTCGACGAACTGCCGCAACGCATAGCCGCTGGCGGGGCCACCCGCTTTGCCGCATTCACGCTGGACGATGGCAACCGCAACAATGTCGAGCATGCATTGCCCGTGTTCGAGCGGCACGGCGTCCCGGTGACGATCTTCGTTGCCAAGGGGCTTTCCGAGCGAACCCACAGCATGTGGTGGGAGACGCTTTCCGTTCTCCTCAGGGAGCGCGAGACGCTGGCCTTCGATTTTGGCCGGGGCCTGGAACGGCTTGATGTCGGCGACCTCGAGCAAAAGCAACTCGCCTTCGAGCGGTTTGCAGCTTTCGTGCACGGGACGGACGAGATGGAGGCAGTATCGGCCATCGACTGGCTGGCAGAGGATGAAGGCATCCAGCCGCTGGAGATCGTGCGCGCGCTGATCATGGATTTTGGCGAGCTTCAGGCACTGGCGCGCCACCCCCTGGCGTCGCTCGGCGCCCATACCGTCAGCCATCGGGCGCTCGCAAGGCTCAGCCCCGCGGAAGTCGCCTTCGAGATCCGCGAATCGGCGGATTATGTGGCGGCCATCACCGGCCGACGCCCGACCACGGTTGCCTACCCCTACGGCACTGCCGGCGCGGTATCGGCGCGCGAGGCACAGATCGCGGCGAGCCTTGGGTTTACCGTCGGCGTGACGACGCGACCGGGGACCGTGCTTTCAACGGCAGCAGCGCCGATGACGCTGTTGCCGCGGATTTCCCTGAACGGATATTACCAGAAGCCCCGTTACGTCGAGGCCCTGGCTTCCGGCATTCCCATGCGGATTGTCGGAAAGGGATGA
- the pdxH gene encoding pyridoxamine 5'-phosphate oxidase encodes MSENELTSSDFTLQNEPFVLFSSWLEEAHASELNDPNAVALATVDEDGLPNVRMVLLKGFDHQGFVFYTNFESQKGQELLSAKKAAMCFHWKSLRRQVRLRGPVEVVTNEEADEYFKSRPRGSRIGAWASKQSRPLESRFALEKAVAEYTARYAIGEIPRPENWSGFRIRPQSIEFWKDGKFRLHDRIEFRRTAEDAAWDKVRMYP; translated from the coding sequence ATGTCGGAAAACGAGTTAACAAGCAGTGACTTCACCCTGCAAAACGAGCCTTTTGTGCTGTTTTCGAGCTGGTTGGAAGAGGCGCACGCCTCTGAGTTGAATGATCCGAATGCAGTTGCGCTGGCAACGGTGGATGAAGATGGTCTGCCGAACGTCCGCATGGTCCTCCTGAAGGGTTTCGATCACCAAGGATTCGTATTCTATACAAATTTCGAAAGTCAGAAAGGCCAAGAACTGCTTTCGGCGAAAAAAGCGGCCATGTGCTTTCACTGGAAATCGCTGCGACGCCAGGTGCGGTTGCGCGGTCCCGTCGAGGTGGTGACCAACGAAGAGGCCGACGAGTATTTCAAATCCCGGCCGCGCGGCAGCCGGATCGGCGCCTGGGCGTCGAAACAGTCACGGCCGCTGGAAAGCCGGTTCGCGCTGGAAAAAGCTGTCGCGGAATATACGGCGCGCTACGCCATCGGCGAAATCCCGCGTCCCGAAAACTGGTCCGGCTTCCGCATCCGCCCGCAGTCGATCGAGTTCTGGAAGGACGGCAAGTTCCGGCTTCACGACCGCATTGAGTTCCGCCGAACGGCCGAGGATGCGGCCTGGGATAAGGTACGCATGTATCCCTGA
- a CDS encoding ornithine cyclodeaminase family protein, translated as MQEIWIDYLNAVDVKALALTNDDILDAVSKALDAQGRGETVIEPRVHLVPESSDKGHFNVLRGYVKALDYAGVKVVGDFVDNYKVGLPSEMAVLNLFDPQTGVPKAILDATAITDMRTGAVTAIGARHLARKDSKILGHIGARGTSYWNVRLLDHIFDFDEIRIHSRRPESRDAFAARLEQDLCKKIVVTETWEDCLRGADIMIEASRLPEPTPLFKTSWVKKGAFVVPYGTMSALEFDLTDIMDKVVVDDWGQCGPGRPYGALRRHVDEGKVTAENLHAEIGEIVCGAKPGRESDDETILFWHRGLSTTDIALGAAMVDKAKRLGIGQRLRFA; from the coding sequence ATGCAGGAAATCTGGATCGACTATCTCAACGCCGTGGACGTCAAGGCTCTGGCGCTCACCAACGACGATATCCTCGATGCCGTCTCCAAAGCCCTGGATGCACAGGGGCGAGGCGAAACCGTCATCGAACCGCGCGTCCATCTGGTGCCGGAAAGCTCCGACAAGGGGCACTTCAATGTGCTGCGCGGCTACGTGAAGGCGCTCGACTATGCCGGCGTCAAGGTGGTCGGAGATTTCGTCGACAACTACAAGGTCGGCCTTCCCTCGGAGATGGCAGTGCTCAACCTCTTCGATCCGCAGACCGGCGTGCCCAAGGCCATCCTCGATGCCACCGCCATCACCGACATGCGCACTGGCGCGGTGACTGCCATCGGCGCGCGGCACCTGGCCCGAAAGGACAGCAAGATCCTCGGCCACATCGGCGCCCGCGGGACATCCTACTGGAACGTCCGTCTGCTGGACCACATCTTCGATTTCGACGAAATCCGCATCCATTCCCGCCGCCCGGAAAGCCGCGATGCTTTTGCCGCGCGTCTCGAGCAGGATCTCTGCAAGAAGATCGTCGTCACTGAAACCTGGGAAGACTGTCTGAGGGGTGCCGACATCATGATCGAGGCAAGCCGGCTGCCGGAACCGACGCCGCTGTTCAAGACCTCCTGGGTCAAGAAGGGCGCTTTCGTCGTGCCCTATGGTACGATGAGTGCGCTGGAGTTTGATCTCACCGACATCATGGACAAGGTCGTCGTCGACGACTGGGGCCAGTGCGGTCCCGGCCGCCCCTATGGCGCACTCCGCCGCCATGTCGACGAGGGCAAGGTGACGGCGGAAAACCTGCATGCCGAAATCGGCGAGATCGTCTGCGGCGCAAAGCCCGGCCGCGAGAGCGACGACGAAACCATCCTCTTCTGGCATCGCGGCCTGTCGACCACGGACATTGCGCTGGGGGCTGCCATGGTCGACAAGGCAAAGCGGCTTGGCATCGGCCAGCGGCTGCGCTTTGCCTGA
- a CDS encoding DUF1217 domain-containing protein, whose translation MTSTYQSFTLDTRNMTSTLSRVSSQTTTKRDIDYYNAHIGNVKTLDDLMGDYQLYSYAMKAYGLEDFTYAKGFMKKVFSSDLSDATSFANRLNDPKYKQIAAAFNFGASGTPTAQTAATSTKMFGAAATKTTDASIGLYQQSFATEEAAAKTETDYYDANIGSVKTVDDLLKNTRLRDYVLKGYGIDPTNVSNSFLKSMLTSDLSDPASFVNVNGSAAGKAITAQFNFNADGTISTTTADADKAYYEANIGAVKSATDFVSDRRLFDYAKAAFGVPSKVTDVQFAASVADAATAERYGLTSTLAQFNFQADGKVADGAVIQTADQISTTSANYVAQYKSQAQTLGQRSAVMDAYNDTVPTFVTGAAAADDAAYYKANIGSVTSVEELTHNKRLFDYVKIAYNLEGLDGQANENTLRYDFETAMEDPTYAKLIGFSDVVAQFNFQSDGTVASGTQAQTAAQLAAATKSYTTNYKAEQAATTVDAVANYKTRIAAVKTIDQFFASNATADKSKANDNLPELYQMALRSYGIGETEISKGQMKKIMESDPYDPKSYVNTLKDDRFVNLAKAFNFDSEGKLKLPVTALSTTQINAYISEYSKDSKRGLTGPALTKAVAQIKTDATYFATKMADVTNLSDFLKDSKLTNFVLTANGLDPKKITADTLKKAFTSDPAKANSFINTAAGAQLKPIVDAFNFGIDGKLVDTKLGSAQNKGALDSTNDLYLHQTLEKQEGETNDGIRLALYFQRQAPAINSVYDIMADSALYSVITTTYSLPSAISSMDVDAQAKLLKKFINIDDLHDTKKLNKLLQRFSVEYDLKNNNTGSSSALSILQPSGSFGVSADTLLSIAQLKRG comes from the coding sequence ATGACATCGACCTATCAGAGCTTTACGCTCGATACCCGTAATATGACGTCGACGTTGTCGCGAGTGTCCTCGCAGACGACGACCAAGCGCGATATCGACTATTACAATGCCCACATCGGCAATGTGAAGACGCTCGACGATCTCATGGGCGACTACCAGCTCTACAGCTACGCCATGAAAGCCTATGGCCTGGAAGACTTCACCTATGCCAAGGGCTTCATGAAGAAGGTCTTCTCCAGCGACCTCAGCGATGCCACCAGCTTTGCCAACCGCCTGAACGATCCGAAATACAAGCAGATTGCCGCCGCCTTCAACTTCGGTGCATCCGGCACGCCGACGGCGCAGACGGCTGCGACCTCGACGAAGATGTTCGGGGCAGCTGCCACCAAGACGACCGACGCTTCGATCGGCCTCTACCAGCAGTCCTTTGCCACGGAAGAGGCAGCGGCGAAGACCGAGACGGACTATTACGATGCCAATATTGGCTCCGTCAAAACAGTCGACGACTTACTGAAAAACACCCGCCTCAGGGATTACGTGCTGAAGGGCTACGGCATCGATCCGACGAACGTCTCGAACAGCTTCCTGAAGTCGATGCTGACCAGCGACCTCAGCGATCCCGCCAGCTTCGTTAACGTCAACGGCAGCGCGGCTGGCAAGGCGATTACGGCACAGTTCAATTTCAATGCCGACGGCACCATCTCCACCACGACAGCCGACGCGGACAAGGCCTATTACGAAGCCAACATCGGTGCGGTGAAGTCGGCGACCGATTTCGTCTCCGACCGTCGGCTTTTCGACTATGCCAAGGCAGCCTTCGGCGTCCCCTCGAAAGTCACGGACGTGCAGTTCGCCGCATCGGTGGCCGACGCTGCCACGGCGGAACGATACGGCCTGACCTCGACACTGGCGCAATTCAACTTCCAGGCGGATGGAAAGGTGGCCGATGGTGCTGTGATCCAGACCGCCGACCAGATCAGCACGACATCCGCAAACTATGTTGCCCAGTATAAAAGCCAGGCCCAGACCCTCGGCCAGCGCTCGGCAGTCATGGACGCCTATAACGACACGGTGCCCACCTTCGTTACCGGCGCCGCTGCAGCCGACGATGCCGCATACTACAAGGCAAACATCGGTTCGGTGACGTCTGTCGAGGAACTGACCCACAACAAGCGGCTCTTCGACTATGTCAAGATCGCCTACAATCTGGAGGGGCTCGACGGGCAGGCGAATGAAAATACGCTGCGCTATGACTTCGAGACGGCCATGGAAGACCCGACCTATGCCAAGCTGATCGGCTTTTCCGATGTGGTCGCGCAGTTCAACTTCCAGTCCGATGGCACCGTGGCATCGGGCACGCAGGCCCAGACGGCCGCCCAGCTCGCGGCTGCGACAAAATCCTACACCACCAACTACAAGGCGGAACAGGCGGCCACCACCGTCGATGCCGTGGCCAACTACAAGACCCGCATCGCGGCCGTGAAGACCATCGACCAGTTCTTTGCGAGCAACGCCACCGCCGACAAGAGCAAGGCAAACGACAATCTCCCCGAACTCTACCAGATGGCGTTGCGCTCCTATGGTATCGGCGAGACTGAGATCTCCAAGGGCCAGATGAAGAAGATCATGGAGAGCGATCCCTATGATCCGAAAAGCTACGTCAACACCCTGAAGGACGACCGTTTCGTCAATCTGGCAAAAGCGTTCAATTTCGACAGCGAGGGCAAACTGAAGCTGCCGGTCACGGCTCTCTCGACCACGCAGATCAACGCCTACATCTCGGAATATTCCAAGGACAGCAAACGCGGACTGACCGGCCCCGCTCTCACCAAGGCGGTCGCCCAGATCAAGACCGACGCCACCTATTTCGCGACCAAGATGGCCGATGTCACCAACCTGTCCGACTTCCTGAAGGACAGCAAGCTGACGAACTTCGTGCTGACGGCCAACGGCCTCGATCCGAAGAAGATCACCGCCGACACGCTGAAAAAGGCATTCACCTCGGATCCCGCCAAGGCCAACAGCTTCATCAACACTGCGGCGGGGGCGCAATTGAAGCCCATCGTCGACGCGTTCAACTTCGGCATCGACGGCAAGCTCGTGGACACCAAGCTCGGCTCGGCGCAGAACAAGGGCGCCCTGGATTCGACGAACGACCTCTACCTTCACCAGACCCTGGAAAAGCAGGAGGGCGAAACCAATGACGGCATCCGGCTTGCGCTCTATTTCCAGCGCCAGGCGCCTGCCATCAATTCCGTTTACGACATCATGGCCGACAGCGCGCTGTATTCAGTGATCACCACCACCTACAGCCTGCCCAGTGCCATTTCGTCGATGGATGTCGACGCGCAGGCAAAGCTACTGAAAAAGTTCATTAATATCGACGACCTGCACGACACAAAAAAGCTGAACAAGCTGCTGCAGCGCTTCTCGGTGGAATACGACCTGAAGAATAACAACACCGGATCGTCGTCGGCGCTCTCCATCCTGCAGCCCTCCGGATCCTTCGGCGTCAGCGCCGACACGTTGCTGTCGATCGCCCAGCTTAAGCGCGGTTAG
- a CDS encoding RT0821/Lpp0805 family surface protein has product MKVITRSTVYTKGLLSKRGIIAAMGIALLSLSGCTTGGMDLFSSAKVDKSVTTGAVSKTPPASDTVSDEVTVRNAVTSADLSKLKGQPLAWANASTGSAGVIDTIVENNATGQVCRQFRTTRHAYDGIANFYGKTCLVGDNEWQVLAFQPQG; this is encoded by the coding sequence GTGAAAGTCATAACAAGATCGACAGTCTATACAAAGGGCCTGCTTTCAAAGCGCGGCATCATCGCTGCCATGGGCATCGCTCTTCTGTCGCTTTCCGGCTGCACCACCGGCGGGATGGATCTTTTCAGTTCCGCCAAGGTGGACAAGTCGGTGACCACAGGTGCCGTCTCGAAGACGCCACCCGCCTCCGATACCGTGTCCGACGAAGTCACCGTGCGCAACGCCGTGACATCGGCGGATCTCAGTAAGCTCAAGGGCCAGCCTCTGGCCTGGGCCAATGCCTCGACCGGCAGCGCCGGCGTGATCGATACGATTGTCGAAAACAATGCGACCGGCCAGGTCTGCCGGCAGTTCCGCACCACCCGTCACGCCTATGACGGGATCGCCAACTTCTACGGCAAGACGTGTCTTGTCGGCGACAACGAGTGGCAGGTCCTGGCTTTCCAGCCACAGGGCTAA
- a CDS encoding D-alanyl-D-alanine carboxypeptidase has product MKKIWVALSAAVVLANSSIAAYAGSAYFIMDAKNGKVLASQSADELNHPASLTKMMTLYLAFEALHRGKLGWNSELKVSSNAAGKSPTKLGLRPGTTVSVREAVNGMIIKSANDAATVMAEALGGSESNFGRMMTAKARQLGMSRTTFVNPSGLPDPRQITTARDMSTLAVALINDYPTEYRLFSQTGFVYRGRPIRGHNNLMYRYKGMDGIKTGYTNASGFNIVSTVRDGNRRLIGVVLGGPTARARDDKMAGLLNRYMSQASSGGGSRLVASIGGRAAPREVEVASASPDIDVPAPLAPRRTTVITRTVATATGLAVPIERPQAMQEIVNRAEAEDDAPSAEMTASTGSSGGAWQVQIAATPSAKAAKDLLATAQAKTGGPLLNAFAYTEEAGKGSKKVYRARFVGFESRAAADNACSALKKHDFKCMAMPG; this is encoded by the coding sequence ATGAAGAAAATCTGGGTGGCTCTCTCGGCAGCTGTCGTGCTGGCGAACTCGTCTATTGCCGCCTATGCCGGCAGTGCCTACTTCATCATGGATGCGAAGAACGGCAAGGTCCTGGCGTCGCAGAGTGCCGACGAGCTGAACCATCCGGCATCGCTCACCAAGATGATGACCCTCTATCTGGCCTTCGAGGCGCTGCATCGCGGCAAGCTCGGCTGGAACTCCGAACTCAAGGTGTCGAGCAACGCCGCCGGCAAGAGCCCCACCAAGCTCGGCCTTCGTCCGGGCACCACCGTCAGCGTCCGCGAAGCCGTCAATGGCATGATCATCAAGTCCGCCAACGACGCCGCGACCGTCATGGCCGAGGCGCTCGGCGGCAGCGAAAGCAACTTCGGGCGGATGATGACGGCCAAGGCCCGCCAGCTCGGCATGAGCCGGACCACCTTCGTCAATCCATCGGGTCTCCCCGATCCTCGCCAGATCACCACCGCCCGCGACATGTCGACGCTCGCCGTCGCGCTGATCAACGACTATCCGACCGAGTATCGCCTGTTTTCGCAGACCGGCTTCGTCTATCGCGGCCGGCCGATCCGTGGCCACAACAACCTGATGTACCGCTACAAAGGCATGGACGGCATCAAGACCGGCTACACCAATGCCTCCGGCTTCAACATCGTCAGCACGGTGCGCGATGGCAATCGCCGCCTCATCGGCGTCGTCCTCGGGGGCCCCACGGCGCGTGCCCGCGACGACAAGATGGCCGGATTGCTTAATCGATACATGAGCCAGGCATCGTCCGGCGGCGGCAGCCGTCTGGTCGCAAGTATCGGTGGCCGTGCTGCTCCCCGTGAAGTCGAGGTCGCATCCGCATCGCCTGACATCGATGTGCCGGCTCCCCTGGCGCCGCGCCGTACCACCGTCATCACCCGCACGGTCGCCACGGCGACCGGTCTTGCCGTGCCGATCGAACGGCCGCAAGCGATGCAGGAAATAGTCAACAGGGCCGAGGCGGAGGACGATGCGCCTTCGGCTGAGATGACGGCATCGACCGGCTCGTCTGGTGGTGCCTGGCAGGTTCAGATCGCCGCCACGCCTTCTGCCAAGGCGGCCAAGGATCTGCTGGCGACGGCACAGGCGAAGACCGGCGGCCCGCTGCTGAACGCCTTTGCCTACACGGAAGAAGCCGGCAAGGGCTCGAAGAAGGTCTATCGCGCCCGCTTCGTCGGCTTCGAAAGCCGCGCCGCCGCCGACAATGCCTGCAGCGCGCTGAAGAAACACGATTTCAAATGCATGGCGATGCCGGGCTGA
- a CDS encoding MazG nucleotide pyrophosphohydrolase domain-containing protein: MLGDLSAKFEEASRSYAEQNGIIRDTEWFLLKLQEEVGELTQAFNRKTGRGRRKGLSDEQLAETMEDEAADVLGHILLFAKAHDLDIAAAVERKWRFTPDIR; the protein is encoded by the coding sequence ATGCTTGGCGATTTGTCTGCGAAGTTCGAAGAAGCGTCACGGTCTTACGCCGAGCAGAACGGCATCATCCGCGACACTGAGTGGTTCTTGCTGAAGCTGCAGGAAGAGGTCGGGGAACTGACGCAGGCCTTCAACCGCAAGACCGGCAGGGGCCGTCGAAAAGGCCTGTCGGACGAGCAGCTCGCAGAGACTATGGAAGATGAAGCCGCAGACGTCCTGGGCCACATCCTGCTCTTTGCAAAGGCCCACGATCTCGACATTGCAGCTGCTGTCGAGCGGAAGTGGCGGTTCACGCCCGATATCCGCTGA